A genome region from Chitinophagales bacterium includes the following:
- a CDS encoding segregation/condensation protein A, which produces MSQPGENEVFEIALPQFKGPFDLLLFFIERDELDIYDIPIHNITADFLGYIHKMREFNIEVASEFILVAATLMKIKAQMLLPRKQLDEEGNEIDPRKELIQKILEYKQYKEISDYLHNLEEAQHQKIKRPAAITEIKEIADLYRTELEMESVNVSKLFKVFEKLLIQKQLREDDTKHEIAYIKYSIVEEKDTIIAKLERKEKIEFEELFSDIETRLHAIYHFLAILELVQESRIAIIIGERINNFWISLKNTDETEQAI; this is translated from the coding sequence ATGAGTCAGCCAGGAGAAAATGAAGTTTTTGAAATAGCCCTCCCACAGTTCAAAGGACCCTTTGATTTGTTGCTATTTTTCATCGAACGAGATGAATTAGATATTTATGATATTCCTATACATAATATCACTGCCGATTTTTTGGGTTATATTCATAAGATGCGCGAGTTCAATATCGAAGTAGCGAGCGAATTTATTCTCGTAGCAGCTACGCTTATGAAGATCAAAGCACAGATGCTTCTCCCCAGAAAACAACTCGACGAAGAAGGAAATGAAATAGATCCCCGAAAAGAATTAATTCAAAAAATTCTAGAGTATAAACAGTATAAAGAGATAAGTGACTATTTGCATAATCTAGAAGAGGCTCAACATCAGAAAATCAAGCGCCCCGCAGCTATCACGGAGATTAAGGAAATTGCGGATTTGTATCGAACGGAGCTTGAAATGGAGAGTGTCAACGTCTCTAAGCTTTTCAAAGTTTTTGAAAAATTATTAATTCAAAAACAATTGCGAGAAGATGATACTAAGCACGAAATAGCCTACATTAAATACTCCATAGTAGAAGAAAAGGATACGATTATTGCCAAGTTGGAACGAAAAGAGAAAATCGAATTTGAGGAACTATTTTCTGATATCGAAACTCGACTACATGCTATTTATCACTTTCTAGCCATTTTAGAATTGGTTCAAGAATCTCGTATAGCGATTATCATCGGTGAAAGAATCAATAATTTCTGGATTTCATTAAAAAATACAGATGAAACAGAGCAAGCCATTTAG
- a CDS encoding methylenetetrahydrofolate reductase — protein sequence MKVTDKLAAAKGKTLFSIEILPPQKGKKINDLFDVLNPLMEFNPAFVDVTYHPEEMIYKRRPDGLIEEAPLRPRPGTVGICAAISYKYNVETVPHLVCVGFSKEETEDALFSLCYQGIENVMVLKGDEKNSLQIGKTNQHKFASELVEQVSNMNRGKFLHEETLNEMETDFCIGVAGYPEKHFEAPNMNTDLKWLKNKVDLGADYIITQMFFDNKKYFDFVARCRKEGIHVPIIPGLKPIDAKYQLKSIPSRFFLEIPDELTKEVEKCKTKADVKKVGEEWCIMQSKELKAAGVPSLHYYTMSKSDGVINIAKAVL from the coding sequence ATGAAAGTTACAGATAAATTAGCGGCAGCCAAGGGAAAAACCCTTTTTTCAATCGAAATTTTACCACCTCAGAAAGGCAAAAAAATCAATGATCTTTTCGATGTGTTGAATCCTTTGATGGAGTTTAATCCAGCCTTTGTAGACGTTACCTATCACCCTGAAGAAATGATTTATAAGCGCAGACCTGATGGCTTGATAGAAGAGGCGCCACTTAGACCGAGACCAGGTACGGTAGGAATTTGTGCGGCGATTTCGTACAAGTATAATGTAGAGACTGTGCCACATCTTGTTTGTGTAGGGTTCAGTAAAGAAGAGACAGAAGATGCGCTCTTCTCCCTTTGCTATCAAGGTATAGAAAATGTCATGGTTTTGAAAGGCGATGAAAAGAATAGCCTGCAAATCGGTAAAACCAATCAGCATAAATTTGCCAGTGAATTAGTGGAACAAGTATCCAATATGAATAGAGGCAAATTTCTACACGAGGAAACACTCAATGAGATGGAAACAGATTTTTGCATAGGAGTAGCTGGTTATCCTGAAAAACACTTCGAAGCTCCGAATATGAACACGGATCTCAAGTGGTTAAAAAATAAAGTAGATCTCGGTGCAGACTATATTATCACACAGATGTTTTTTGATAATAAAAAGTATTTTGATTTTGTAGCCCGATGCAGAAAAGAAGGTATCCATGTGCCTATCATACCAGGATTGAAGCCAATTGACGCTAAGTATCAATTGAAGTCTATTCCATCGAGATTTTTCTTGGAGATTCCCGACGAATTGACCAAAGAAGTAGAAAAATGTAAAACCAAAGCAGATGTCAAAAAAGTAGGAGAAGAATGGTGTATCATGCAGAGTAAAGAATTAAAAGCTGCTGGTGTACCCTCGCTTCATTACTATACTATGAGTAAATCGGATGGTGTCATCAATATCGCCAAGGCGGTATTGTAA
- the pheS gene encoding phenylalanine--tRNA ligase subunit alpha: MDWRQKIQALREEVSQYKIEKKEDVEKFRIAFLGTKGKLKDAMSLIAEVPAELRKDFGLLVNEVKNHADTKWNESKDAFENSDESSKVDFDLTAPAFHGQLGGLHPITKTKRKMISIFERIGFTIFEGPEIVDDWHNFTALNMPQDHPARDMQDTFFLTENLEYLLRTHTSSSQILALETQKLPLRIITPGRVYRNETISARAHCTFHQVEGLYIDEGVSFADLKQCIYYFAKEMFGSENIRLRPSYFPFTEPSAEVDISCFICDQKGCPVCKKTGWVEIGGCGMVDPAVLKNCNIDTEKYNGFAFGMGIERIAMLYYQINDLRLFWQNDMRFLRQF; this comes from the coding sequence ATGGATTGGAGACAGAAAATTCAAGCACTTAGAGAAGAAGTATCTCAATATAAGATTGAGAAAAAGGAAGATGTAGAGAAGTTTAGGATTGCTTTTTTAGGTACAAAAGGCAAATTAAAAGATGCCATGTCTCTCATAGCAGAAGTCCCAGCAGAATTGAGAAAAGATTTCGGGCTTCTGGTCAATGAAGTTAAAAATCACGCTGATACCAAATGGAATGAATCAAAAGATGCATTCGAGAATAGTGATGAATCCAGTAAAGTAGATTTCGACTTAACCGCACCTGCTTTCCATGGTCAACTAGGTGGGCTGCACCCGATAACCAAAACCAAGCGTAAGATGATCAGCATATTTGAACGCATAGGTTTTACCATATTCGAAGGTCCCGAAATCGTCGATGACTGGCATAACTTTACAGCACTCAATATGCCTCAGGATCACCCTGCTAGAGATATGCAGGATACGTTTTTCTTGACTGAAAATTTAGAGTATCTCCTTCGTACCCATACATCGAGTTCTCAAATATTGGCGTTAGAGACCCAGAAATTACCATTACGAATCATCACCCCAGGGCGTGTATACAGAAATGAAACGATTTCTGCACGAGCTCATTGTACATTTCATCAAGTAGAAGGACTCTATATCGATGAAGGTGTTTCCTTTGCTGATCTGAAACAGTGTATTTATTATTTTGCTAAAGAGATGTTCGGTTCAGAGAATATCCGACTACGACCTTCCTATTTTCCTTTTACAGAACCTAGTGCAGAGGTGGATATCTCTTGCTTTATATGTGATCAGAAGGGATGCCCCGTATGCAAGAAGACCGGCTGGGTAGAAATTGGTGGCTGTGGCATGGTAGATCCTGCTGTACTTAAAAATTGCAATATTGATACCGAGAAATATAATGGCTTCGCCTTCGGTATGGGAATAGAGCGTATAGCTATGCTCTACTATCAAATCAATGATTTAAGACTTTTCTGGCAAAATGATATGCGGTTTTTGAGGCAGTTTTAA
- a CDS encoding flippase-like domain-containing protein: protein MKQSKPFSAQKIVFYFLIIFFIGYFFTKNTLDFGQLLSLKWTGLMGQGIALAAVMLILRDLGYVLRLRLLCDYKIGFWKSVKIILLWEFGSAITPGMIGGKAVAIYLLIKNKISAAKASSIVLIAILLDEFIFILLFPVFYFLFGKQMFHLGTQCPDWLALKAKIPWIESIKYLEYTVILMLIFILVFVGIVFVGIFIYPSWIRQFIKTIARLPLLKKWRTRMDDFADEIHHTSIHIRSKKFRFWLQLCVYTLMSWVGRYLVGVAIVYGFSSGQIDWLYVYVKQYALWLMFYLPSTPGSSGIAEALYMAFYCDSILPGLSGTAAFVWRFMSYYIYLFIGVLVLIFSRDRDMVEKT from the coding sequence ATGAAACAGAGCAAGCCATTTAGTGCGCAAAAAATTGTATTCTATTTCCTGATCATCTTTTTTATAGGCTATTTTTTTACCAAGAATACCCTAGATTTTGGCCAACTCCTTTCCTTGAAGTGGACCGGTCTCATGGGACAGGGAATAGCCCTAGCAGCAGTTATGCTCATATTAAGGGATCTAGGTTATGTCTTGCGGCTAAGACTGCTTTGCGATTATAAAATCGGTTTCTGGAAAAGTGTCAAGATTATTTTACTTTGGGAATTTGGTTCTGCTATTACTCCGGGTATGATAGGAGGGAAAGCCGTCGCTATCTATTTACTCATTAAAAATAAAATCTCTGCGGCGAAGGCGTCATCGATAGTGCTTATTGCTATCCTGCTAGACGAGTTTATTTTCATTCTTCTATTCCCTGTATTTTATTTTTTGTTTGGCAAGCAGATGTTTCATCTGGGGACACAATGTCCTGACTGGCTAGCTTTAAAAGCGAAAATTCCTTGGATAGAAAGTATTAAGTATCTCGAATACACAGTCATATTGATGTTAATATTTATTCTAGTTTTTGTAGGGATTGTTTTTGTAGGGATATTTATCTACCCTAGTTGGATCAGGCAATTCATCAAAACCATAGCGCGACTCCCACTGTTGAAAAAATGGCGGACGAGGATGGATGATTTTGCAGATGAGATTCATCATACCAGTATCCATATACGTAGTAAAAAATTCAGATTTTGGTTACAGCTTTGTGTCTATACACTCATGTCATGGGTAGGTCGTTATTTAGTAGGCGTCGCTATTGTTTATGGATTTAGTAGTGGTCAGATAGATTGGCTTTATGTTTATGTGAAGCAATACGCATTATGGTTGATGTTTTATTTACCTTCTACACCAGGCAGTAGCGGCATAGCAGAAGCACTGTATATGGCATTTTATTGTGATAGTATACTGCCCGGACTCAGCGGCACAGCTGCCTTTGTATGGCGTTTTATGAGTTACTATATCTATCTCTTTATTGGAGTTCTTGTTTTGATTTTTAGCAGAGATAGAGATATGGTGGAAAAAACGTGA
- a CDS encoding aminoacyl-tRNA hydrolase encodes MKFLVVALGNIGAEYTYTRHNVGFLVADRMASKHNFSFKAERYADMAEFRLKNKIVTIIKPTTYMNLSGKAYKYWLDKLEIPREQSMAILDELALPFGQIRIKTSGSSGGHNGLGNIELELQTGQYPRLRFGIGNEFHKGGQVDYVLGKWTEEEVKNLPNYLDNAILAIEESILAGFPIAMNKFNQKRA; translated from the coding sequence TTGAAATTTTTAGTCGTAGCACTTGGTAATATTGGCGCGGAATACACCTACACCCGTCATAATGTTGGCTTCTTAGTCGCAGACAGAATGGCGAGTAAGCATAATTTTAGTTTCAAAGCTGAACGTTATGCAGATATGGCTGAATTTCGTTTGAAAAATAAAATAGTCACTATCATCAAGCCTACCACCTATATGAATCTCAGTGGGAAGGCTTATAAATATTGGTTAGATAAACTCGAAATTCCTAGGGAGCAATCCATGGCTATCCTAGATGAACTCGCCTTACCATTTGGACAAATTCGAATCAAAACAAGTGGCAGCAGCGGTGGGCATAATGGACTAGGCAATATCGAACTAGAGTTGCAAACAGGACAATACCCAAGATTGAGATTTGGTATAGGAAATGAATTTCATAAAGGAGGTCAAGTAGACTATGTTTTAGGTAAATGGACAGAAGAAGAGGTGAAAAATCTACCAAATTATCTCGATAATGCTATCTTAGCTATCGAAGAATCTATTCTAGCAGGATTCCCTATAGCTATGAATAAATTTAATCAAAAGCGCGCATGA